In Pseudoxanthobacter soli DSM 19599, a single genomic region encodes these proteins:
- a CDS encoding SDR family NAD(P)-dependent oxidoreductase, translated as MTHVFGATSTTDEVLAGVDLRGKRILVTGTSAGLGVETARVLVAHGANVVGAARDLAKAERATAGVREAARTNDTTFDLVELDLASLASVRACADRLVEDARPFDIVIANAGVMAPPFGRTADGFETQFGTNHLGHFVLVNRIAGLLGEGGRLVNLSSAGHRFADVDLDDPNFERTAYDPWVAYGRSKTANALFAVAFDLRHRARGVRATAVHPGGIRTELSRYMTAADEEALIGSINAAHAAAGLPPFVFKTIPQGAATSVWAAAVADADAIGGRYCEDCHVAEVQDGEGIRGGVRPYAIDADRAEALWRKSEELVGERF; from the coding sequence ATGACACATGTTTTCGGTGCGACGTCGACCACGGACGAGGTGCTCGCCGGCGTCGACCTTCGTGGCAAGCGCATCCTGGTGACGGGGACCTCGGCTGGCCTCGGTGTCGAGACGGCCAGGGTTCTGGTGGCGCACGGCGCGAATGTGGTCGGTGCGGCCCGCGACCTTGCCAAGGCGGAAAGGGCGACGGCGGGCGTGCGCGAGGCCGCCCGGACGAACGACACCACATTCGATCTGGTCGAGCTCGATCTCGCCTCCCTCGCCAGCGTGCGCGCCTGCGCGGACCGGCTGGTCGAGGACGCCCGACCGTTCGACATCGTCATCGCCAATGCCGGCGTCATGGCGCCGCCGTTCGGCCGGACCGCCGACGGATTCGAAACCCAGTTCGGCACCAACCACCTCGGTCACTTCGTGCTGGTGAACCGGATCGCCGGGCTTCTCGGCGAGGGCGGGCGGCTCGTGAACCTGTCGTCCGCAGGGCACCGTTTCGCCGATGTCGACCTCGACGATCCGAACTTCGAGCGCACCGCCTACGACCCGTGGGTCGCCTACGGCCGCTCCAAGACGGCCAATGCGCTGTTCGCGGTGGCGTTCGACCTCAGGCACCGCGCCCGCGGCGTCCGGGCCACGGCGGTGCATCCGGGCGGCATCCGCACCGAACTCAGCCGTTACATGACCGCGGCCGACGAGGAGGCGCTGATCGGGTCCATCAACGCGGCCCACGCCGCGGCGGGCCTGCCGCCGTTCGTGTTCAAGACGATCCCGCAGGGTGCCGCGACCTCGGTGTGGGCAGCGGCGGTGGCCGATGCCGACGCGATCGGCGGGCGCTATTGCGAGGATTGCCACGTTGCCGAGGTGCAGGACGGCGAGGGCATCCGCGGCGGTGTGCGCCCCTATGCCATCGATGCGGACCGCGCCGAGGCGCTTTGGCGCAAGAGCGAGGAACTCGTCGGCGAGCGGTTCTGA
- a CDS encoding gamma-glutamyltransferase family protein, whose translation MIATSHPLATAAGLEILSAGGNAVDAAIAAVATQCVVEPHMTGIGGDCFVLYAPKGKPTVALNGSGRAPAAASVAKLKALGLDGEIPRTSPHAITVPGAVSAWTKLHGAYGTLPLDRLFARAIDYAENGYPVTPRVAFDWADDAAVLAQDPGAAAFFLPGGRAPRAGDRHAQPLLGQRLREIAANGAAAFYEGATAASLVTYLKGLGGLHTEEDFAEGRDAAFFTTPISADYRGYTVEECPPNGQGLAALMLMGILSAFDLGPDVPLADRVHIHAEATKLVYHNRNALLADPAAMTVAVQDLLAPETARRLAAHIDPKRARPPVMWDEPEHKDTVYLCVVDRDGNMISFINSIFHSFGSTRIDPATGVMLHSRGNSFRLIEGHPNAIGPRKRPMHTIIPGLLRKDGTACGVFGVMGGQYQAAGHAGLLSGLFDRGLDPQAALDAPRSFAFNGTLEMEAGYPDAVLEDLTDRGHAVVRAVEPLGGGQLILADAERGCLVAGSDIRKDGCALGF comes from the coding sequence ATGATCGCAACCTCCCACCCGCTCGCGACGGCCGCGGGGCTCGAGATCCTGAGCGCGGGCGGCAACGCGGTCGATGCCGCCATCGCGGCGGTCGCGACCCAGTGCGTGGTCGAGCCGCACATGACCGGCATCGGCGGCGACTGCTTCGTGCTCTACGCGCCGAAGGGCAAGCCGACCGTCGCGCTCAACGGCAGCGGCCGGGCGCCGGCCGCGGCGAGCGTCGCCAAACTGAAGGCCCTCGGGCTCGACGGCGAGATCCCGCGCACCAGCCCCCACGCCATCACGGTGCCCGGCGCGGTTTCGGCCTGGACGAAGCTTCACGGCGCGTACGGCACCCTGCCGCTCGACCGGCTGTTCGCGCGCGCCATCGACTATGCCGAGAACGGCTACCCGGTGACGCCGCGCGTCGCCTTCGACTGGGCGGACGACGCGGCGGTGCTGGCGCAGGATCCGGGCGCGGCGGCCTTCTTCCTGCCGGGCGGCAGGGCGCCGCGGGCCGGCGACCGCCATGCCCAGCCGCTGCTCGGCCAGCGCCTGCGCGAGATCGCCGCAAACGGCGCGGCCGCCTTCTACGAGGGCGCGACCGCAGCCTCGCTGGTGACCTATCTGAAAGGCCTCGGCGGCCTGCACACCGAGGAAGACTTCGCCGAGGGCCGTGACGCGGCCTTCTTCACGACGCCGATCTCGGCGGACTATCGCGGCTACACCGTGGAGGAATGTCCGCCGAACGGTCAGGGCCTCGCCGCGCTGATGCTGATGGGCATCCTCAGCGCGTTCGATCTTGGGCCGGACGTTCCGCTCGCCGACCGCGTCCACATCCACGCCGAGGCGACCAAGCTCGTCTACCACAACCGCAACGCCCTCCTCGCCGATCCGGCGGCGATGACGGTCGCGGTCCAGGACCTGCTCGCGCCCGAAACCGCCCGCCGGCTTGCCGCGCACATCGACCCGAAGCGCGCGCGTCCGCCGGTGATGTGGGACGAGCCGGAGCACAAGGACACCGTCTATCTCTGCGTCGTCGACCGCGACGGCAACATGATCTCGTTCATCAACTCGATCTTCCACTCGTTCGGCTCGACCCGCATCGACCCGGCGACGGGGGTGATGCTGCACAGCCGCGGCAACTCGTTCCGCCTGATCGAGGGCCATCCGAACGCCATCGGCCCGCGCAAGCGGCCGATGCACACCATCATTCCCGGCCTGCTGCGCAAGGACGGCACCGCCTGCGGCGTGTTCGGCGTCATGGGCGGGCAGTACCAGGCCGCCGGTCATGCCGGCCTTCTCTCGGGCCTGTTCGACCGCGGGCTCGATCCGCAGGCGGCCTTGGACGCCCCGCGCTCGTTCGCGTTCAACGGCACGCTGGAGATGGAAGCCGGCTATCCGGATGCGGTGCTGGAAGACCTAACCGACCGTGGCCATGCGGTCGTGCGTGCCGTCGAGCCGCTCGGCGGCGGCCAGCTCATCCTCGCGGACGCGGAGCGCGGCTGCCTGGTCGCCGGCTCCGACATCCGCAAGGACGGCTGCGCCCTCGGATTCTGA
- a CDS encoding amidohydrolase family protein — protein MHAYGPEDIYPPAPQSPFPPVAGGDVARYARTRDILGLSRAVVVQPSVYGFDNRATLDAMAALGDARGVAVVPPDVSEAELARLTGLGIRGIRFFMIGGGVLGWDALETLAAKTAAFGWHVQLQMDGRQLHEQADRLASLPGRLVIDHNGKFLEPVGIEHPGFVALRRLLDNGRTWVKTSGVYETSRSAPPGYDDVALLARTLIAHAPERCLFATNWPHPSKPGNPPDDALLVDLFASWCGEATVVRKIMVDNPAMLYGFAPIIPSEEPHP, from the coding sequence ATGCACGCCTACGGGCCGGAGGATATCTATCCGCCGGCGCCGCAATCGCCGTTCCCGCCGGTTGCAGGCGGCGACGTGGCACGCTATGCGCGGACACGCGACATCCTCGGGCTCAGCCGCGCGGTGGTGGTGCAGCCCTCGGTCTACGGCTTCGACAACCGCGCGACGCTCGACGCCATGGCGGCTCTCGGCGATGCCCGCGGCGTCGCCGTGGTGCCGCCGGACGTGTCGGAGGCCGAGCTTGCCCGGCTCACCGGCCTCGGCATCCGCGGCATCCGCTTCTTCATGATCGGCGGCGGCGTGCTCGGCTGGGACGCGCTGGAGACGCTCGCGGCGAAGACGGCGGCGTTCGGTTGGCATGTGCAGTTGCAGATGGACGGCCGCCAGCTTCACGAACAGGCCGACCGGCTCGCCAGCCTGCCGGGCCGGCTCGTGATCGACCACAACGGCAAGTTCCTCGAACCCGTCGGCATCGAGCATCCCGGGTTCGTGGCGCTGCGCCGTCTTCTCGACAACGGCCGCACCTGGGTGAAGACCTCCGGGGTCTACGAGACCTCGCGCAGCGCTCCGCCCGGCTACGACGACGTGGCGCTTCTCGCGCGCACGCTGATCGCCCACGCACCCGAACGCTGCCTGTTCGCGACGAACTGGCCCCACCCCTCCAAGCCCGGCAACCCGCCGGACGACGCGCTGCTCGTCGACCTGTTCGCCTCCTGGTGCGGCGAGGCGACGGTTGTGCGAAAGATCATGGTCGACAATCCCGCGATGCTCTACGGCTTCGCCCCCATCATCCCTTCCGAGGAGCCGCACCCGTGA
- a CDS encoding NAD(P)-dependent oxidoreductase: protein MRVLLTHNRDLLKHFYAPAAVEALRAMPGIELVMNDSDTPLRGDALVDAARGCEVVISDRLAAGPRMVMERLEGVKLFTRCAVDIRNIDVDAASDANILVCRCSSGYADSVGEHAIALMLDLARGITRDAERYHAGEATHPMVFGRQLAGAHVGVIGYGSIGRRIVDLALAFRMKVSVYDPYARIDHGAVVPVGLDEVLSQPDFVVCAAYATPETNRMMNASAFGKMRKDAYFINISRGILVDEDDLEAALTSRIIAGAGLDVGDGTDEQPSLRLARLPNVVATPHSAALMPEPSAHQALETVEQVKAVLAGRLPIHAVNPHRVAGWGAR, encoded by the coding sequence ATGCGCGTTCTCCTGACCCACAACCGCGATCTCCTGAAGCATTTCTATGCCCCGGCCGCCGTGGAGGCGCTGCGGGCGATGCCGGGGATCGAGCTCGTCATGAACGACAGCGATACGCCGCTGCGGGGCGACGCACTGGTGGACGCCGCGCGCGGCTGCGAGGTCGTGATCTCCGACCGCCTCGCCGCCGGGCCGCGCATGGTGATGGAACGGCTCGAAGGGGTGAAGCTGTTCACCCGCTGCGCCGTCGACATCCGCAACATCGACGTCGATGCGGCGTCCGACGCCAACATCCTCGTCTGCCGCTGTAGCTCCGGCTATGCCGATTCCGTCGGCGAGCACGCGATCGCGCTGATGCTCGATCTCGCCCGCGGCATCACCCGCGACGCGGAGCGCTACCATGCCGGCGAGGCGACGCACCCGATGGTGTTCGGCAGGCAGCTTGCCGGTGCCCATGTCGGCGTGATCGGCTACGGCTCCATCGGCCGGCGCATCGTCGATCTCGCGCTGGCGTTTCGGATGAAGGTCTCGGTCTACGATCCCTATGCGCGGATCGATCACGGCGCCGTGGTGCCGGTCGGCCTCGACGAGGTGTTGTCGCAGCCCGACTTCGTGGTCTGCGCCGCCTACGCGACGCCGGAGACCAACCGGATGATGAACGCCTCCGCCTTCGGGAAGATGCGCAAGGACGCCTATTTCATCAATATTTCCCGCGGCATCCTCGTCGACGAGGACGATCTCGAAGCGGCCTTGACGTCGCGCATCATCGCGGGTGCCGGCCTCGATGTCGGCGACGGCACCGACGAGCAGCCGTCGCTCAGGCTGGCGCGGCTGCCGAACGTGGTGGCGACGCCCCACAGCGCCGCCCTGATGCCGGAGCCGTCGGCGCACCAGGCGCTGGAGACGGTGGAGCAGGTGAAGGCCGTGCTCGCCGGCCGCCTGCCGATCCACGCCGTCAATCCGCACCGCGTGGCCGGGTGGGGCGCCCGGTGA
- a CDS encoding aromatic ring-hydroxylating oxygenase subunit alpha encodes MSAQVTLMPQPYVWSEPPLGDARSAPPRFYTDPEIFKAEVEHIHLKTWFFAGRVDEIAKPGDYRAIESVGGPVLLVRGEDGILRAFANVCRHRASILLEGCGNAKNIICPYHAWNYRLDGALAGAPGMREVPKFEKPPNGLIPIRLETWEGAIFLNYDDGAPDLASHLGNLPDLLGSHRFGDMVKTWGIEIEVACNWKLLLENAMETYHTGIVHAATVGAQRSVSFPTAGEWLSIQVQSSRSIAVLGEEPPFPPIEGLDEQARKGTYFTLVEPTTQFACAQDCIWWLAVRPVSVDRSVLSVGGCFPRPCTEYPDFDVRAAPYYKRWEAVALEDVGILEKQQRGLSSALARPGPLSWRDDMVLAMNRWVMARLPPETVDRIHE; translated from the coding sequence ATGAGCGCCCAAGTGACGCTGATGCCGCAGCCCTATGTCTGGTCCGAGCCGCCGCTGGGCGACGCCCGCAGCGCGCCGCCCCGCTTCTACACCGATCCGGAGATCTTCAAGGCCGAGGTGGAGCACATCCACCTCAAGACCTGGTTCTTCGCCGGCCGGGTCGACGAGATCGCGAAGCCGGGCGACTACCGGGCGATCGAGAGCGTCGGCGGCCCGGTGCTGCTGGTGCGCGGCGAGGACGGCATCCTGCGCGCGTTCGCCAATGTCTGCCGCCACCGCGCCTCGATCCTGCTGGAGGGCTGCGGCAACGCGAAGAACATCATCTGCCCCTATCACGCCTGGAACTACCGGCTCGACGGCGCGCTGGCGGGCGCTCCGGGGATGCGCGAGGTGCCGAAGTTCGAGAAGCCGCCCAACGGGCTGATCCCGATCCGGCTGGAGACCTGGGAAGGCGCGATCTTCCTCAACTACGACGACGGCGCGCCGGATCTGGCGTCCCATCTCGGCAACCTGCCCGACCTTCTCGGCAGCCACCGCTTCGGCGACATGGTGAAGACCTGGGGCATCGAGATCGAGGTCGCCTGCAACTGGAAGCTCCTGCTCGAAAACGCCATGGAGACCTACCACACCGGCATCGTCCATGCCGCGACGGTGGGCGCGCAGCGCTCGGTCAGCTTTCCGACCGCCGGGGAATGGCTGAGCATCCAGGTGCAGTCGTCCCGGTCGATCGCGGTGCTCGGCGAGGAACCGCCGTTCCCGCCCATCGAGGGCCTCGACGAGCAGGCCCGAAAGGGCACCTATTTCACGCTTGTTGAGCCGACAACGCAGTTCGCCTGCGCCCAGGACTGCATCTGGTGGCTGGCGGTGCGCCCCGTTTCCGTCGACCGCTCTGTGCTGTCGGTCGGCGGCTGCTTCCCGCGGCCCTGCACCGAGTATCCCGATTTCGACGTCCGCGCCGCGCCCTACTACAAGCGATGGGAAGCCGTGGCGCTGGAGGACGTCGGCATCCTCGAAAAGCAGCAGCGCGGGCTTTCCTCCGCGCTCGCCCGGCCCGGCCCGCTCTCCTGGCGCGACGACATGGTGCTCGCGATGAACCGCTGGGTGATGGCGCGGCTGCCGCCCGAAACCGTCGACAGGATCCACGAGTGA
- a CDS encoding arginase family protein — protein MNDTGNGPARPRMRLGTFLEVPQATHAKAGQIAVMGMPFDCGTHPTRIGSRQGPAAFRAASSEVRPFYPPLADVDPRANDGVVDLGDVDVTASDIEPSLAAMEAAVHDVVAADAVPLCVGGDGTVTLPVLRALARRYPELALIHIDAHTDAYPGEDVNTGTTFTRAAREGLIDTARSFHIGARGTMPVAGAYDHTRSLGFRLITGEDVRRRGAAAIAAEVRETIGNRPVHLSFDMDYFDPSAAPGVATPTWGGPPVAEAFDLLHGLVGLDFVGVDINTLSPPHDVAGMAAMLAGHVAVIALHLVQLGRAEHRLNGGQQP, from the coding sequence ATGAACGATACCGGCAACGGCCCGGCGCGTCCCAGGATGCGCCTCGGCACCTTCCTCGAGGTGCCGCAGGCGACCCATGCGAAGGCCGGCCAGATCGCCGTGATGGGGATGCCGTTCGATTGCGGCACCCACCCGACCCGCATCGGCTCGCGGCAGGGCCCGGCGGCGTTCCGTGCCGCCTCCTCCGAGGTGCGGCCGTTCTATCCGCCGCTCGCCGACGTCGATCCCCGCGCCAATGACGGCGTGGTCGATCTCGGCGACGTCGACGTTACGGCGTCCGACATCGAGCCCTCGCTCGCCGCGATGGAAGCGGCGGTGCACGACGTCGTCGCCGCCGACGCCGTGCCTCTCTGCGTCGGCGGCGACGGCACGGTGACGCTCCCGGTCCTGCGGGCGCTCGCACGGCGCTATCCCGAACTGGCGCTGATCCACATCGATGCCCACACCGACGCCTATCCGGGCGAGGACGTGAACACGGGCACCACCTTCACCCGCGCCGCGCGGGAGGGCCTCATCGACACCGCGCGCTCGTTCCACATCGGCGCGCGCGGCACCATGCCGGTGGCGGGCGCCTACGACCACACCCGCTCGCTCGGCTTCCGCCTCATCACCGGCGAAGACGTGCGCCGCCGCGGCGCCGCCGCGATCGCCGCCGAAGTGCGCGAAACCATCGGCAACCGGCCGGTGCACCTGTCGTTCGACATGGACTATTTCGATCCCTCGGCTGCGCCGGGCGTGGCGACCCCGACCTGGGGCGGACCGCCGGTGGCGGAGGCGTTCGACCTGCTGCACGGGCTTGTCGGCCTCGATTTCGTCGGTGTCGACATCAATACCTTGAGCCCGCCCCACGACGTTGCCGGCATGGCGGCGATGCTGGCCGGCCATGTCGCGGTCATCGCCCTGCACCTCGTCCAGCTCGGCCGCGCCGAGCACCGCCTGAACGGAGGCCAACAGCCATGA
- a CDS encoding ABC transporter ATP-binding protein → MSAVEMPRFEGAREVEPLLEITGLRVTYGRIAAVDGVDIKIEPGRIVSLVGSNGAGKTTTLAALSGLLPLAGGSIRFAGEDITGLAAELRVGRGIAHVPERRRVFAGMSVRENLLLGGYIRDDKADIERDIEALTELFPILGKRMRQLAGTLSGGEQQMLAIARGLMSRPSLLVMDEPTMGLAPQMIDVVLDSIQEIRNRGTTVLLVEQNAVEAIRLSDHVYVMRLGRIVHEDVGSRIDPERVKAFYMGIEA, encoded by the coding sequence ATGAGCGCCGTGGAGATGCCGCGCTTCGAGGGCGCCCGCGAGGTCGAACCGCTGCTGGAGATCACGGGCCTGCGGGTGACCTACGGGCGCATCGCAGCAGTCGACGGCGTCGACATCAAGATCGAGCCCGGCCGCATCGTCAGCCTCGTCGGCAGCAACGGCGCGGGCAAGACCACGACGCTCGCCGCGCTTTCCGGGCTGCTGCCGCTCGCGGGCGGATCGATCCGCTTTGCGGGAGAGGACATCACCGGCCTCGCGGCGGAACTGCGCGTCGGGCGCGGCATTGCCCATGTGCCGGAGCGGCGGCGGGTGTTCGCCGGCATGAGCGTGCGCGAGAACCTCCTGCTCGGCGGCTACATCCGCGACGACAAGGCGGACATCGAGCGCGACATCGAGGCCCTGACGGAGCTGTTCCCGATCCTCGGCAAGCGCATGCGCCAGCTTGCCGGCACCCTTTCCGGTGGCGAGCAGCAGATGCTCGCCATCGCCCGCGGGCTGATGTCCCGCCCCTCGCTCCTGGTGATGGACGAGCCCACCATGGGCCTCGCCCCGCAGATGATCGACGTCGTGCTCGATTCCATCCAGGAAATCCGCAACCGCGGCACCACGGTGCTGCTCGTCGAACAGAACGCGGTCGAGGCGATCCGCCTGTCGGACCACGTCTACGTCATGCGGCTCGGCCGCATCGTGCACGAGGACGTTGGCTCGCGGATCGACCCCGAGCGCGTGAAGGCGTTCTACATGGGAATCGAGGCATGA
- a CDS encoding ABC transporter permease, producing the protein MDYFGQLLANGLVLGAIYALTAVAFTLVYGVVRLVNFAFGELFMVGAFVTVSLMQDEVKLVGVTVPMPALPFPVAALGAILVTALLGVVVDRIAYRPLRNAPRLAPLITSIAVSVVLQSLAQTIWGAEELPFPTFGLSDFPPIVLFDEIYLSVMDLVVMATAVVAMIGLTLFVSCTRLGRAMRASAEDQTAARLVGVPVNRVVGAAFAIGSGFAALAGLLYAQSYGFAHATMGFLPGLKALTAAVLGGIGSIPGAALGGVVLGLVEALGAGYLPNGSAYKDAISFVLLVLLLYVRPQGLLGRPELNSAGRGSLLGGAGALGPLWVRAMFEKVDGALGRLGHAGAPVAVGALVVAVAVGALLPSDYWLRILTVVVIYGMLASGLNVIVGFAGLLDLGFVAFWAVGSYLTSILFVLVLRGTFGIEPQEVWWLLYLNLPVGGLLAALLAVVLGTPTLRLRGDYLAIMTLGFGEIVRIVAINWVGLTRGPMGIRGIPSPNLFGYPLGSARAQFFVAVVLAAIVLFAIAKLVRSYVGRAWVAIREDEEAAEAMGVPTARYKLYAYAASGFIGGFVGVFYAHYQQYISPLNFSLFENIIILMLIVLGGLGTFIGPMVGAVIWIVFLQVAIDIPFVQAYPETRFALLGVILIALMLFRPQGLAAGARVRLLMAGADRRTAR; encoded by the coding sequence ATGGATTATTTCGGTCAGTTGCTGGCGAACGGGCTCGTCCTCGGCGCGATCTATGCCCTCACGGCGGTCGCGTTCACGCTCGTCTACGGCGTGGTGCGGCTCGTGAACTTCGCTTTCGGCGAACTGTTCATGGTGGGCGCTTTCGTCACCGTGTCGCTGATGCAGGATGAGGTGAAGCTCGTCGGCGTCACGGTGCCGATGCCGGCGCTGCCGTTCCCGGTCGCCGCGCTCGGCGCGATCCTCGTCACCGCGCTCCTCGGCGTGGTCGTCGACCGCATCGCCTACCGTCCGCTCCGCAATGCCCCCCGCCTGGCCCCGCTCATCACGTCCATCGCCGTGTCGGTGGTGCTGCAGAGCCTGGCCCAGACAATATGGGGGGCGGAGGAACTGCCGTTCCCGACTTTCGGACTGTCGGACTTTCCGCCCATCGTGCTGTTCGACGAAATCTACCTGAGCGTGATGGACCTCGTCGTGATGGCGACGGCCGTCGTCGCCATGATCGGACTGACGCTGTTCGTCTCCTGCACCCGTCTCGGCCGCGCGATGCGGGCGAGCGCGGAGGACCAGACCGCGGCGCGGCTCGTGGGCGTGCCCGTCAACCGCGTGGTCGGGGCGGCCTTCGCCATCGGCTCCGGGTTCGCCGCGCTCGCCGGCCTGCTCTATGCTCAGAGCTACGGCTTCGCCCACGCCACCATGGGCTTCCTGCCTGGCCTCAAGGCGCTGACGGCCGCCGTGCTCGGCGGCATTGGCAGCATTCCCGGCGCCGCCCTCGGCGGTGTCGTGCTCGGCCTCGTCGAAGCGCTCGGCGCCGGCTACCTGCCGAACGGCTCGGCCTACAAGGACGCCATCAGCTTCGTGCTCTTGGTTCTGCTGCTCTATGTCAGGCCGCAGGGTCTGCTCGGGCGCCCCGAACTCAACTCGGCCGGGCGCGGCAGCCTGCTCGGCGGCGCCGGAGCGCTCGGCCCGCTCTGGGTGCGCGCGATGTTCGAGAAGGTCGACGGCGCGCTTGGCCGCCTCGGCCATGCCGGGGCCCCCGTGGCCGTCGGCGCGCTGGTCGTCGCCGTGGCGGTCGGGGCGCTGCTGCCGTCCGATTACTGGCTGCGCATTCTCACCGTCGTGGTGATCTACGGCATGCTCGCGAGCGGCCTCAACGTGATCGTCGGCTTCGCCGGCCTCCTCGATCTCGGCTTCGTCGCCTTCTGGGCGGTCGGCTCCTACCTCACCTCCATCCTGTTCGTGCTGGTGCTGCGCGGTACCTTCGGCATCGAGCCGCAGGAGGTCTGGTGGCTGCTCTATCTCAACCTGCCGGTCGGCGGGCTGCTCGCGGCGCTGCTCGCGGTCGTGCTCGGCACGCCGACGCTGCGGCTCAGGGGCGACTATCTCGCCATCATGACGCTCGGTTTCGGCGAGATCGTGCGCATCGTCGCCATCAACTGGGTCGGCCTCACCCGCGGGCCGATGGGCATCCGCGGCATCCCGAGCCCGAACCTGTTCGGCTACCCGCTCGGCTCGGCCCGCGCGCAGTTCTTCGTGGCCGTCGTGCTCGCGGCCATCGTGCTGTTCGCCATCGCCAAGCTGGTGCGTTCCTATGTCGGCCGCGCCTGGGTGGCGATCCGCGAGGACGAGGAGGCGGCGGAGGCCATGGGCGTGCCGACCGCGCGCTACAAGCTCTATGCCTATGCGGCGAGCGGCTTCATCGGCGGCTTCGTCGGCGTGTTCTATGCGCACTATCAGCAATATATCAGCCCGCTGAACTTCTCCCTGTTCGAGAACATCATCATCCTGATGCTGATCGTGCTCGGCGGGCTCGGCACCTTCATCGGCCCGATGGTCGGCGCCGTGATCTGGATCGTCTTCCTGCAGGTCGCGATCGACATCCCCTTCGTGCAGGCCTACCCGGAAACGCGCTTCGCCCTGCTTGGCGTCATCCTGATCGCGCTGATGCTGTTCCGTCCGCAGGGGCTCGCCGCCGGCGCCCGGGTGCGCCTCCTGATGGCCGGTGCGGACCGGAGGACGGCGCGATGA
- a CDS encoding ABC transporter substrate-binding protein, whose protein sequence is MKKRLAAAAFGIGLMLAPASAYCAEDITIGFTAALSGDFAAFGLNMRKGLDLAVDALNKKGGATYKIDAVDDRGEAREGVLIAQRFCSDAAVDVVMGYSFSSIALAAVPVFNDCKLPVLASAVTSPQLSNASPYFRRNVLTDAVQGSMMGSYAAKTLGLSNIYVLEQQDDYGIGVADAFIAAAEKDGAKILGNESYLLGTKEFRTLLTKVRAAKPDAIFIGGFYTEAAKIAQQARALGIKAQILSTDGALNVELMKLGGPAVEGMIVYGMFDPSVATPATEAFLTAYRAAYHEDPSAWAALGYDAGMTLGAAVDLAAKSGPVTRESLNKAFGEIKDVPGVTGPTTFAASGDRTGTLYFLTVENGKFKLAPKQP, encoded by the coding sequence ATGAAGAAACGCCTTGCCGCGGCCGCCTTCGGGATCGGCCTCATGCTCGCTCCCGCCAGCGCCTATTGCGCGGAGGACATCACCATCGGCTTCACCGCCGCCCTGTCCGGCGACTTCGCCGCGTTCGGGCTCAACATGCGCAAGGGCCTCGACCTCGCTGTCGACGCGCTCAACAAGAAGGGCGGAGCCACCTACAAGATCGACGCGGTCGACGATCGCGGCGAGGCGCGGGAAGGCGTGCTGATCGCCCAGCGGTTCTGCTCCGATGCCGCCGTAGACGTGGTGATGGGCTATTCGTTCTCGTCCATCGCGCTCGCGGCGGTGCCGGTGTTCAACGACTGCAAGCTGCCGGTGCTGGCATCGGCCGTCACCAGCCCGCAGCTTTCCAACGCCAGCCCCTATTTCCGCCGCAACGTGCTGACCGATGCCGTGCAGGGCAGCATGATGGGCAGCTATGCCGCCAAGACGCTGGGGCTCAGCAACATCTACGTGCTCGAGCAGCAGGACGATTACGGCATCGGCGTCGCCGACGCCTTCATCGCCGCCGCCGAGAAGGACGGAGCCAAGATCCTCGGCAACGAATCCTACCTGCTCGGCACCAAGGAATTCCGCACGCTGCTCACCAAGGTGCGCGCCGCCAAGCCGGATGCGATCTTCATCGGCGGCTTCTATACCGAGGCCGCCAAGATCGCCCAGCAGGCCCGCGCCCTCGGCATCAAGGCGCAGATCCTCAGCACCGACGGCGCGCTCAACGTGGAGCTGATGAAGCTCGGCGGTCCGGCGGTCGAAGGCATGATCGTCTACGGCATGTTCGATCCATCGGTCGCCACGCCCGCCACCGAGGCCTTCCTCACCGCCTATCGCGCGGCCTATCATGAGGATCCGAGCGCCTGGGCCGCCCTCGGCTACGATGCCGGCATGACCCTCGGCGCCGCCGTCGATCTCGCGGCCAAAAGCGGCCCGGTGACGCGGGAGAGCCTCAACAAGGCGTTCGGCGAGATCAAGGACGTGCCGGGCGTGACCGGGCCGACGACCTTCGCGGCGAGCGGCGACCGCACCGGAACGCTCTATTTCCTGACGGTCGAGAACGGCAAGTTCAAACTCGCGCCGAAGCAGCCCTGA